The genome window AAATGAGGTTGATGAAGGGAGAAATGTATGACAGCATGCAGATGAGGAGCTGGACTCCATGCAGCAGGATAGTGTTGTGAGCATTTTTAGCAGAGGCCTGGTTAGAAGAAGAAACTGCCCGAGCAGCACAGAGGACCTTCATGTAGGTGACGATCAAAGTgaggaagacaaaagaaaacaggagGACCTGAGGGAGAGAATTCAAGTTGATTTGATCCACCAATCATTTAAACTGAGCCATAAACGTAGAAAACGAACATGTCACCTGGATGACCAGACTTTGTGTCTCATGGTACGGTGTGTTGTACACAAAGGAGGGGTAACAGATGACGTTCTTCGTGAAGACAGAGAGGGGCTggacgaggaggaggatgatgacATCTGAGATGGAGGGGATGAAGGAGACAGCCCAGATCAGTGCGATCAGAGCGTACGCTCGCTGCACCGTGCAGAGCTGAGAGTGATGGAGAGGCCGGCAAACAGCAATGTAGCGTTCAACCGCCATGCCGGCCAGATTCAGAGGACTGTTCCTGCATGAAGACAGTTAGAACACACAGGTTTATATTTGCTCATGACGTCTGtgattctctctttctccctacAGTCTGAGTACAGCTCAGACTGTCTTAAAGTGCACATTGACTGTCCACTTTAATTGAACAAATAATAGCAGAATACTGCATTTCATTTAAAAGCGTAGTGAATATTTTGTCACCCACGCTTCATGTATGTTAACAGTTttcaggtgtacctaataatatGGTCAGTGGCTATGTACAAACTGTTATACTGTCTCTCGCACAGATACTTACTTGTTGGCTGTCACTGAGATGAGCAGCATGACACAGCAGGGAGCAAAGCTCAGGGGGGTGGTGTAGGTGAGGATCTGCAGCATCACAGTAACTGTCAGCATAATCATGTCATTGATGACCAGGTGGATGTAAAGCACGTACCTGCAGGAGACGGGGCAGGAGAGGACCAAAGAGCAAAACGAGGCAACAGATGCAAAAAACAGTCCCAATGTTAGGTAGCAGAAATATCAAATTATAATAACAAACTTCATCCTGCTCTCagttttctttgatttattattgaaaTTGATGTGCTAGAAATCTTGTAGAAGGAAATGATACACCTGGGGTCTTGCTGGAAGACAACACTCTTAAAATAGGTATAGACAAACATCCCATTAATGTAGTTGATGATGAAGCCGAGAGCAAAGGAGACAAAGTTCTTTGTGAAGGCGTCATTGAAGCTGTCCTGGCGTTTGGTTGTGTTCATGTCACACCTCGTCCTGCTCGGACACGACAAACCGAACTCACCTAAAACAGAACGAAAGATGAAACTCAGAGAAACAACTCCACATATAGCACAAGGTTCAAGTGGTGTTTTTCATTCATTGCAACCACTGagacaaataaaacatgtttctaACAGAAACTTGATTCTGTTGTTCATGATTCTTTTTCAAATCATGAACAAGAATCATGATTTGAATGAAActaaaagaaatgacaaaaggaagaatttcattttaagaaaaacagacaaaagaaaaatcaaaacaaacattgTGTTACATGTTAATAAGATGTAGTTTGGTGAATTTTGCTGAAATATCACTGCCAgccaccaaaaacaaaacatgtaaaaaacaaTGAGACAATGGAAGTACATTATGACTGTATAAGTCAATATTTATCACGACCGCCTTTATTGTCCTCCACACTGATGGTGATAGATCCTGATGACAAACTGGActaaaaatgtgacatttgGATTCATGTTTCTATTTTCATTCAAGTCCTAGTGTCTAAAGTCTGTTGTGcacagacacaacactggttcatcacTTGAGTTAGGATTTTTTATATAATGCGTGAAcaattcataggtcagtgtcaTGATGCttaagaaaagaacaaaagcttTCTCTGAAATCGTTAGgttcaaggactggactgaaaataagtgaaacAAGAAGAGTAATAAGCACTTTTTAGTCACTCTGCAGTTTCAGATGCCCTGAAAATTTTTAAATATCCTGCCATAAACACCACTTCATCTCTAAAGTCCAAAAACTTGTTGGTATTTGTTCATTATTCTTAAAATGATCACCATTCATATGTTTTcacaaaaaaattcaaaactTCAGCATTAAAAGACAGCAAACAGCAGATGTAAGTTACTTCTTCCTACTCTTAAGTCTTTAAGCAAAAACGACTTACTTCAACACGACACCGTTCTGGCCTGTGCTGATGTAACAGGCTGTGCAGCTGCGTGTGAGAAGTGAGAGGAACAGGAAGACGTGTGGTTATATAGATTTCGCTGCCGTAGTGATGTGAGATGATCCCGGAGAGGTGGGGAGCTGCAGGCCAGAGGGTGGATTATCATTTACGTTTTGAAAACTGTGTGTAGTTGTGAACTGTGAGTTTGTTTATCAGAAATCTTGTGCAAGAATATTATGAGAGATCTAAATGAGGTTTTATTCAAACAGCATGATCAGGTATTTACAATTCAGAAAACCCACACCCTGTGAGCAAacgctttggcgacagtgggaaggaaaaactctcttttaacaggaaaaaagctccaaaagaacaagactcagggaggggcggggccatctgctgcgaccagatgaggtgagagaaggaaaacagacatgctgtggaagagagattaCTAACTGCAGCTGGTGAGGGTTAGGGCAGGTATAAGCACCTCCTGCAGTTTATGTGTTTGTTGTgttcaacacgttctcactcccaaagcgtaacattttacgctaggtgacaaatcgtcaacatATTAAGTTtccggctacccaccacgttccgaaatgacgacctcggaaaaatgAGAACTGTCTGGACTGAATCTACatgtttgctctttttcttcaaatcgcttagaaacacgctatttaacgtCATTAAAGCCCTGGTTAAGATCAGgaataaggttaggtttagggctggaatacagggctatTACCgagggagcgtcattgcactggatttcagccataacccgccacgtaccataagaacgccgaaggtctcctttggtgttcctcaggaacgccgcgggacgtgacaaaacgtcggcATGTTACGCCTCGTGCTCTACCAGCTTCTGCTAtattaggaaatgacctgtttCGTCCAGTTCCTCTGCACGAGAACAGCTGATACCTGGTGTTTTAGGAATGATGCTGATCTGCTCAGTACTGCTGACATCACTGTGGTTAATTTTAGGGTCACtcactttaaaacaaaacaagtattCTTGCTTTGACCTCTGACAGTTGATTTGTGTTCCGACacaattatataaactttattcatataaaaatggttttgcagttaattacatatatatttttaaatgattgcCCTTTTAGATACTTAAAGCATTATTTTATTCAGGATTAGTTGTACAAGAATAAAACATCACAACTACCTTTATGATTTGTTTAAAAGTTTTTATAGACAAATTTCACAGTGTTTCGGTCGCGCTTTGATTCAGAAACACACATGGATGACAAAAAAATACAGATTTCACTGGAAATGTATTAATCTGCACATCAGCCCATGCACTttgagctttaattattatagatgttatTTAAATCTATCCATCCATGAATGCATGACAAACAGGTGAAACAATGATCACACAGTgggctgtttgtgtgcagcagacTGTGGTCAGGTTGAGCTGAGGTTCCCTGATTGTTTCACCTGAGGGTTCATTTTCTGTGACGCCAGCCTGAGCAGAGTCACGCTGTGTTCGTGACAGGAAAGGTATCGGGTCCAGTACTTCCTGAACTGCTCATCACGAAAGCCATAGATCATGGGGCTCAGGAAGCGAGGGATGATGTAGACAAGCAGGAAGAAGATGTATCGAATCTCCAGGCTCAGCTGAGGGAAGAGAGAGATCAGAGCCGCCTGAAGGGAGGGAACCACAAAGGCGAGCAtgcacagcagcagctgaaacaaaaacagagtgtAGATAAAGCTGATTTATGCCTCTGGACTCAGATATTTTCAGATATATGTTCCTTTAACTGTTCAGGGGATGTGGTAAAAGTAACAATAGGgacaaaaaaggacaaagagGCAAAACTGGCTTCTTTGTAGGTTGCTGGTTGCACCGGCAGCGGGCAAAGCCGGGTCTTCCAGATTCTTCTCCACAGCCACACGTTCCAGCTCCAGCTGGAAGGTGTTTCCAGGACAGCCAAGACATGGTGTTCCAGTTCAGATTCCCAGGAGGCCAACTGCCTGAACCACATCAACTGACCTTACTGTAAAGAGCATGCAacatggaggagcagcagctctactccaACATCCTTCCAGATCTTTAAGCTCCTCACTCCATCTCTAAGGCTAAGCCCATGCACCCATATGAAGCAAACTCATTTCAGCTGCTTGTATTCATGACCTTACTCAGATTTCATTGCCATAGCTGAGGGTTATAATGTAGATGGACTAATAAATCAAAATCTGTTCCAATGCCCACATTGCTGCTGATGCTGTTCCAGTCCACCTGTCCAACTCACTCTCCACCTTCCCATCACTCATGAATAAAATCAGGTTCTCAGACCGATGAATTTTCGCAGTACACCAGACTGGTGGCTCTGGGGAACTCGGCTGtaacccttctccaaatctacAAAACAATGTAGACTGGACGGTCAAACTCCCACGATGCCTCCAAAAGTCCCACAAAGGTGAAGATCAGCTCTACTGTTCCATGGCCTGTTTGAAATCTGCATTGCTCGTCATGGATTTAAGGGCAGAGCCTCCTTCCCATCAGCCAGAAACAAACTGTCCCCAGTAAACTGAGCAGTACCCTGATAATTGGAGCAATTATACAACAGtctcagttttttaaaaatggcacCTTCCACACTCTGTCTCCACCTCCtacttgtttgttgttttgggaattttttttttaaattcaagatAGAATTAAGTAAACGGTTTAAAAATCTCGTTGCTCTTCATCACACCATCTTTGAACATTTAAGGGGGAACTAGTGATAAAGGCAGATGATAATGTTTGGTGAATGGTGTCAATTCATAAATGCTTTTTCATGGTGTGACACCCACCTGCACCCCATGAAGCAGCACGGTGTTCCTGGCTCTCTTCACAGAGACGAGGCTTGTTGAGACAGCCTGCGCTGCCAGCATGATCTTACAGTAGGTGTAGAGCAGCGCAAGGGCCACAAAGGAGAGGTAAGTCCCGTCAAACACACAGTTCTTGTAGTAAATGGACTGGTCACGAAAAAGAAGTGAGTGGTCACAAAAAATCTTGGTGTGGAAGAAACTCGGAGGCTCCTTGACGATCGTGATGAGGAGGTCGGAGATGGGCGGGGTGATGGTGAGGATGACGATAACGCAGATGAGGAGGAGAGTGCGAGGGATGTTACACATCTGGCTGTAGTGCAGAGGGAAACAGATGGAGATGTAGCGCTCCACGGCCATGCCGGCCAGGATGAGAGGGGTGGAGCGAGTGGTGAGGACCGCTGTCATGATCTAAGGATGGGAGAGGAGGGTGGAGGGAGAGCACAAAGGTTAACAACTGTGTATAGTAGTTAATTTGTAGATCACAGAGTTATATTCTTCTTTACTACCTGTTGTGGATTATAAATCAATAATAACAGTATTCATACTGATCCTGTGAAGATGCAGCACTGTTTTCCTTTCCTCTGTTTACGTTAGATGGTCTGTAGTCAGGATCCCATAGAAGGATGACATGACATGCAAAACATATGTGATGGGCTTGACTGATGCTGCTGTGATTTACCAGAAGGCAGCAAACAGAGGCATGGATCTTCCTGAAGATGTAGCTGATCACATAGAGAGCTGTCACCAGGGTTAGCTGCAGAGCATCATTGATCACCATGGAGATGAACATGATGTATCGCGGGTTCTCGTAGAAGAGACTAGGGTCAGAACAAAGAGCTGAGAGCTGAGAGACAGATGCTGtggtttatgtttgtgtgtatacCATATCATCACATGCAAGTTTTCCTACTTTGGATTCATCTGcttatttttgaacattttgcAGGAAATGtctcttccttttctcttttcaaaCCAGTTTAGGCTTTTTATTGCTAAACTGGAGATTAAACTGGACTAATGCAGCGAAGTCTAAAGCTGTTTTCACATAAGAGCTCTGGACTGAATTCGCCCTTACTCGTGTGTTGGACACAAGTTCGAAGGGTCACCTCTGGATGTATTCTCAGTGCTGAAAATGCCTCATTTGAGGTGAGGGTGCTTCCTCGGTAGAGCTTGCAAGAGTCCCTATATATGAATTCACCACATTACTTTTATACCACAGTAAATAATATCAAACAGACTTTTCATGCAGCATTATACTCGAGACTCAAAGGTTAAATGTGTCCAACATCTGACTTCTCATGTGCATCTTt of Maylandia zebra isolate NMK-2024a linkage group LG5, Mzebra_GT3a, whole genome shotgun sequence contains these proteins:
- the LOC101470632 gene encoding odorant receptor 131-2, with the protein product MNTTKRQDSFNDAFTKNFVSFALGFIINYINGMFVYTYFKSVVFQQDPRYVLYIHLVINDMIMLTVTVMLQILTYTTPLSFAPCCVMLLISVTANKNSPLNLAGMAVERYIAVCRPLHHSQLCTVQRAYALIALIWAVSFIPSISDVIILLLVQPLSVFTKNVICYPSFVYNTPYHETQSLVIQVLLFSFVFLTLIVTYMKVLCAARAVSSSNQASAKNAHNTILLHGVQLLICMLSYISPFINLILVTAWPHKRTIILFTTFLFTNLLPRLLSPLIYGARDQKLSSHFRVHFGCKGFKSRGKSRKCRVPEKH
- the LOC112434854 gene encoding odorant receptor 131-2-like, whose protein sequence is MLVMNSTSTGPLDPLVSNTTSVQTQGVKESFSSILTKNIVAMLVWLVLSIINGSMVHTFQRHSLFYENPRYIMFISMVINDALQLTLVTALYVISYIFRKIHASVCCLLIMTAVLTTRSTPLILAGMAVERYISICFPLHYSQMCNIPRTLLLICVIVILTITPPISDLLITIVKEPPSFFHTKIFCDHSLLFRDQSIYYKNCVFDGTYLSFVALALLYTYCKIMLAAQAVSTSLVSVKRARNTVLLHGVQLLLCMLAFVVPSLQAALISLFPQLSLEIRYIFFLLVYIIPRFLSPMIYGFRDEQFRKYWTRYLSCHEHSVTLLRLASQKMNPQVKQSGNLSST